The nucleotide sequence CCATCATTCGTTCAAACTTGCTACTATCAGCAAACACCGTATCTTCACCATTGTCCAGTACGCCCGCAAAAAGGTTTGATTTGAAACGCAACTTGTCAAGCATAGACTCCTCAAAAGTATTTGCCGCTACGAGGTTTATGACTTGAATGTTTCGTTTTTGTCCAATACGGTAGATACGTGCAATACGTTGCTCAAGCACAGCAGGATTCCATGGTAGGTCAATATTGATAATCACTGATGCCACTTGGAGGTTAAGACCCGTACTTCCAGCATCGGTGGATAGAAAAACACGACACTCTGGCAGGTCGGTAAAATTATTGACTAAATCCTTACGAGCTTTCGATGGAATACCCCCATGCAGATATTCGTAGCCAATTTTACGTTTGTCCATCTCTCGGGCGAGTAAACGAGTCATTCGCTCCCACTGGCTGAAAACGACCACTTTCTCTTCACCACTTTCCACGATATCTGAGATTATACTCATCGCTTCATCTACCTTTGTGTCATAACGACTCTTCTGATCCAGGATATAAGTACTATCGCATACCATACGCATTTGTTGCAAGAAGAGTATTAGACGATTACGATCCGTCTCAGAAAGGAAGTGGTAGGTCTCCCATTTCTTAAGAATCCGACTCACACTTGCCTTTGCCTCATCGTGAATGTCCCTCTGTTCTTTCGTCATCGGCACCATTAGGTTTTTGTCTTGTCGTTCTGGCATCTGCAAGTGTACATCCTTCTTCTTCCTACGAATAAGCACTCCCTGTAATCGTCGTCCAATCTCGTTGAGGTTGCGGTAACCGATTGTCGCACCCTTGTCATCTGTGATAATGTAACGATCACGGAACAAATAGTAGGGACCCAAGAGGAACTGGTCAACAAATTCAACCACAGAAAAGAGTTCCTCAAGACGGTTTTCCAATGGCGTGCCAGATAGAATAACGGCATATGACGAATGGATTTTCCTTGCAGCACGTGCTATCTGTGTGTTCCAATTCTTCAGTCGCTGCACTTCGTCAATAACAACCAAATCTGTTTCTAATCCACCCAATATTTTTACATCATTGCAGACAGCATTATAAGAAACAATCTTGTAAGGCTCTGGGGCAGAATATTGTTCTCTTCGCTTAAGATGCCCGCCCTCAATAACACACACTTGTTGCCCTGTGAAAGTTTCTATCTCACGTTTCCATTGATATTTTAGGGAAGTAGGACAGACTATTAGTGTTGAACCTATCAATCCATGTTTGCGAAGTAGTTCTGCCACACCGATAGCTTGCACTGTCTTACCCAATCCCATC is from Prevotella melaninogenica and encodes:
- a CDS encoding DEAD/DEAH box helicase — translated: MKQKPKSKKKIPYQYKPEGLELRTWQIMLRKQVAREERFSVSAVDENLAPGEYVVSGVKSMDTYKVVYRGAKSPWNYCSCMDFKTSQLGTCKHLEAVKGWFCGRHHVRREIPPYSSVYVDYSSYRTVRIRIGVDNKEEFEALADRYFDAEHALLDSAYDNFDTFLRQAREISDTFRCYNDALQLVLERREMKRRAKWIDKLTNEDFANLLRTKLYPYQVEGIRFATRAGRAIIADEMGLGKTVQAIGVAELLRKHGLIGSTLIVCPTSLKYQWKREIETFTGQQVCVIEGGHLKRREQYSAPEPYKIVSYNAVCNDVKILGGLETDLVVIDEVQRLKNWNTQIARAARKIHSSYAVILSGTPLENRLEELFSVVEFVDQFLLGPYYLFRDRYIITDDKGATIGYRNLNEIGRRLQGVLIRRKKKDVHLQMPERQDKNLMVPMTKEQRDIHDEAKASVSRILKKWETYHFLSETDRNRLILFLQQMRMVCDSTYILDQKSRYDTKVDEAMSIISDIVESGEEKVVVFSQWERMTRLLAREMDKRKIGYEYLHGGIPSKARKDLVNNFTDLPECRVFLSTDAGSTGLNLQVASVIINIDLPWNPAVLEQRIARIYRIGQKRNIQVINLVAANTFEESMLDKLRFKSNLFAGVLDNGEDTVFADSSKFERMMDDLSQTVTETTDNNSANDSIIDVADQERSEAAEKVKDTTDRKDVTLDNPHMSTHDDANQVPSQSTTDRRKMIERGVAFLSGLTETLRSKENTARLVDSITEEDEETGQVSLRIPVADKKIVAEMLGLIGRLFDSFEKGNVGQ